One Cardinium endosymbiont of Culicoides punctatus genomic region harbors:
- a CDS encoding sodium:solute symporter family transporter, with translation MVSSDLPLFMVVSFLLLTFLVGIYCSNNVKDIKEYAIGNKEFSTATLIATIVATAYGGGGLTRNVEQVHAQGLYWIVWSSLGIFSIWIISPLASRMQPFMENLSMADTIGRVYGRIPRVITVLSSVAASIASLAIQINVITLAISVCTDLNNTKAISMIATLILVFYSAFGGIRAVAYTDTVQFVTFFMVIPILACILFQKTGKSTSDVIHFLGTQKKFEFESISGQALISLIALRLAGLFSYIEPPMIQRVYMAKTAIQAKKSFFHAGILSFVIKVFILLVGVAVLIAAPELSTQGIWGYIMGALSPVVKGLVCMVLLSMAMSTADSILNACAVMISYDLIKGVFGEKIAASINQLEIARLTSATLGIFAMILTFYKKDLLDLLKLSFDLTIPVIVAPFILAVFGFRGTSIIATVGMVIGGLSIYLWNKWIKPKTGIDGSFVCMLANGVAMLATYYLFPQPEGVGWIKEKKSPRKKRIDGYRKYIRKQQQKASFRQELERLKPSDTTLLQMAFYIAATTMLSLSMMGMGLHSIVWHIARLVIAVVFYNYGMQKSRGATHHMPLWGWFMGIIWILPVDVIFHWWYNVSPVTTILLSFTHLVYASNILPLYFSKRTILLTLSAIAYRIYMVGVTDFLQADTRSLYLLLILLMSITFFSNLENKNLINQLIRKICNLKTQQEQEEKQKVKETVYTADHITKTTKKSSMAEAADILGHVEDKLNQAVERLGDTEKLTKRDFKAFINKYTDWRRHYDKTSTTMGTMVLDLQQVYISRIINEVEMAIKEELGTMPRITIHYESSQNIECEMDRMVKLFTYAVLSVINKKTIDIDTIHCDIRCADIYNHEDDKVHRGNIIWQTFEALSIVISNNNTPPEKRIPHKKRYITAYRDFYAGNINEVLGRPLDPTTHDMLQIVRAHYGYMQLPKEGEEGFLIVLPQWIHLVQDSMQTRWPLDSLITDHPVDTQGSADALTFLMDFNENICKTTDVDPIIIKEIVSFIKEKYGDMRHDCGELLYVRAVGIAKLVARWTPHSPKVIYTALLYDLVRHLRTSLSHIEEKFGLGIASLIEDVISVDKYRDLDEAIAKTKVYVIQVDNETGNEVEKEQPNIVVLYIKLAERLYDMQHGAGYTNKKDLFVSSSQGFYIDSELAAQYLDYDPEIEKELEAAAEKGITYYQKETDIVFYLIKGRRADHPEWYFTYLDESDQ, from the coding sequence ATGGTATCAAGCGATCTTCCCCTCTTTATGGTGGTGTCTTTTCTGCTGCTTACGTTTTTAGTAGGTATTTATTGTAGTAATAACGTAAAAGATATTAAAGAATATGCTATAGGCAATAAAGAATTTTCCACAGCTACATTGATAGCCACCATAGTGGCCACTGCTTATGGAGGTGGTGGATTAACCCGTAACGTAGAGCAAGTGCATGCTCAGGGATTGTATTGGATAGTTTGGTCTAGCTTGGGTATCTTTTCTATTTGGATCATTAGTCCATTAGCCTCACGTATGCAGCCATTTATGGAAAATCTTTCTATGGCAGATACCATAGGAAGGGTGTATGGTAGAATACCTAGAGTCATTACTGTACTATCTAGTGTGGCTGCATCTATTGCAAGTCTTGCTATTCAAATTAATGTCATAACATTAGCTATAAGCGTATGTACAGATCTTAATAACACGAAAGCAATCTCCATGATTGCCACTTTAATTCTTGTTTTTTATTCTGCATTTGGAGGTATCCGGGCAGTGGCTTACACAGATACTGTACAGTTTGTAACATTTTTTATGGTTATTCCCATATTAGCCTGCATTTTGTTTCAAAAAACTGGTAAATCCACATCAGACGTTATTCACTTTTTAGGGACGCAAAAAAAATTCGAATTTGAAAGCATTTCCGGTCAGGCTTTAATAAGCCTTATCGCATTGAGGTTAGCTGGATTATTTTCTTATATAGAACCGCCAATGATACAAAGGGTCTATATGGCTAAAACAGCTATACAGGCAAAGAAGTCTTTTTTTCATGCAGGTATATTAAGTTTTGTTATAAAAGTTTTTATCCTTTTGGTGGGTGTAGCTGTCTTGATAGCAGCTCCAGAGCTATCTACACAAGGGATTTGGGGATATATTATGGGAGCGCTCTCTCCTGTTGTAAAAGGGTTGGTCTGTATGGTCTTACTCTCTATGGCTATGTCCACAGCTGACTCTATATTAAACGCTTGCGCTGTGATGATTAGTTATGATTTGATAAAAGGTGTGTTTGGAGAAAAAATCGCTGCCTCTATTAACCAACTTGAGATTGCTCGATTGACCTCTGCAACCTTAGGAATATTTGCTATGATATTAACTTTTTATAAAAAAGATTTGCTCGATCTACTCAAATTATCATTTGACTTAACGATACCAGTGATTGTAGCACCTTTTATCTTAGCTGTTTTTGGTTTTAGAGGTACATCTATTATTGCCACAGTAGGTATGGTTATAGGTGGACTATCTATTTATTTGTGGAATAAATGGATTAAACCGAAAACAGGCATAGATGGGTCTTTTGTTTGTATGTTGGCCAATGGGGTAGCGATGCTGGCTACATACTATTTATTTCCACAACCAGAAGGAGTGGGATGGATAAAAGAAAAGAAAAGCCCTCGCAAAAAACGTATTGATGGGTATAGAAAATACATTCGTAAGCAACAGCAAAAAGCCAGTTTTAGGCAGGAGCTGGAAAGGCTAAAGCCAAGTGATACCACTTTACTACAAATGGCCTTTTATATTGCAGCTACTACTATGCTTTCTTTATCTATGATGGGAATGGGCCTGCATTCTATAGTATGGCATATAGCTAGGCTTGTAATTGCTGTTGTCTTTTACAACTATGGTATGCAAAAAAGTCGAGGTGCCACACATCATATGCCTTTATGGGGCTGGTTCATGGGAATTATATGGATACTGCCTGTAGATGTTATTTTTCACTGGTGGTATAATGTTAGTCCTGTAACAACCATATTGCTATCATTTACACATTTGGTTTATGCCTCAAATATACTACCATTATACTTTAGTAAACGAACCATATTGCTTACGTTATCAGCCATTGCCTACCGAATATATATGGTTGGGGTAACAGATTTTTTACAAGCAGATACTCGATCATTATATCTCTTATTAATACTGTTAATGAGTATAACTTTTTTTAGTAACTTAGAAAATAAAAATCTAATCAATCAATTGATTAGAAAAATATGTAATCTAAAAACACAACAAGAACAAGAGGAAAAACAAAAGGTAAAAGAAACAGTCTATACAGCAGACCATATCACAAAAACTACGAAAAAAAGTTCTATGGCAGAAGCTGCAGATATATTAGGGCATGTAGAAGATAAGCTGAACCAAGCTGTAGAACGTCTTGGTGATACAGAGAAACTAACAAAACGTGATTTTAAAGCATTTATAAATAAATATACGGATTGGCGTAGACACTATGATAAAACCAGTACTACTATGGGGACTATGGTATTAGATTTACAGCAAGTTTACATCAGTCGTATTATTAATGAGGTAGAAATGGCTATTAAAGAGGAATTGGGTACTATGCCCCGTATCACCATACATTATGAATCTAGTCAGAATATAGAATGTGAAATGGATAGAATGGTTAAGTTATTTACTTATGCTGTATTAAGCGTCATTAATAAAAAAACCATAGATATAGATACGATACATTGTGATATACGGTGTGCTGATATATACAACCATGAAGATGATAAAGTCCATAGAGGCAACATTATATGGCAAACTTTTGAAGCTTTAAGCATTGTAATAAGTAATAACAATACGCCTCCAGAAAAGAGAATCCCACATAAAAAAAGATATATAACAGCCTATCGTGACTTTTATGCAGGCAATATAAATGAGGTTTTGGGTAGACCATTAGATCCAACTACACACGATATGTTACAAATTGTTCGGGCCCATTATGGTTATATGCAGCTACCTAAAGAGGGAGAAGAAGGCTTCCTTATCGTTCTACCTCAGTGGATACATCTTGTTCAAGATTCCATGCAAACCAGATGGCCTTTAGACTCCCTCATTACAGACCATCCAGTAGATACCCAAGGATCAGCAGATGCTTTGACGTTTTTAATGGATTTTAATGAAAATATATGTAAAACGACAGATGTCGATCCTATCATCATAAAAGAAATTGTATCCTTTATTAAGGAAAAATATGGTGATATGCGTCATGACTGTGGTGAATTGCTTTATGTGCGTGCGGTAGGCATTGCCAAGCTGGTTGCTAGATGGACTCCTCATTCACCAAAAGTGATTTATACTGCATTATTGTATGATTTGGTACGTCATCTGCGCACATCGCTATCTCATATTGAAGAAAAATTTGGCTTAGGTATTGCTAGTCTTATCGAAGATGTCATATCTGTAGATAAGTACAGAGATCTAGATGAGGCTATCGCTAAAACAAAGGTATATGTCATACAGGTAGATAATGAAACAGGCAATGAAGTAGAGAAAGAGCAACCCAATATTGTTGTGCTGTATATCAAGCTTGCAGAACGGCTTTATGATATGCAACATGGTGCTGGGTATACCAATAAAAAAGATTTATTTGTATCATCCAGTCAGGGATTTTATATAGATTCTGAGCTAGCAGCACAGTATCTTGATTATGATCCTGAGATAGAAAAAGAGCTAGAGGCTGCAGCTGAAAAGGGCATTACTTATTATCAAAAGGAAACAGATATTGTATTTTATCTGATTAAAGGTAGACGTGCAGATCATCCTGAATGGTATTTTACCTATTTGGATGAATCGGATCAATAG